The region aCGGAGCATCCATCAATGAAAACAAaaccatctttgtttcaaattaCTGTGTTAGAGAACGCGCGAGGCAACAAACAAGAGAAAGTATACTAGAACCTTTTCCCTATACTCAATGATGCAATACAAAGGCCCAAAGGGGGATCACAACATGACTGAAGAGAGCAAAACAGCAGATTGACAACGTCTATTAGCTGACCTGAACCAGATAATAAAATATACGAAGCCCTTCGGGATCCTTGCTGCTCTGAACATCAACAAGGGACCCAATCTTCGAAGTAGTGAAAGAAATATGCTCATTCCCCATCACAATCTCGAGCTCCTGCCGTCCGACACGGTCGGGTTCTGGCCAGTTGTTGTCATCTTCCTTCATGATCTAGACAAAGAAAGCCGATAGAATTGAACAATAATACCAGGAaccataattaataaaaattgcaAATTTAAACCATCCTGAGCGTCGAAAGAACTACAAGTTACCATTAATCGAAGAAATAAATAATCAACTAAAAACTAAATCTTTTAACCTAAAACCCAGCTGAGCAATTTGAAAAACTGCAGTAAAATCAGAAAATTACAAAACATTTATATCAATCAGAACTGGAAACAAAAGACAATAAATACAAACTCGTTATTTAAGCAAAACATAgagaaaacaagaaaagaaaacctaattTTTAATCCCAAACCCTAGGCAAAGTTGAATTAAAGGGGAAAAGAAGGAAAGCATTAAGGCGAAGTAAAGGGTTGAAAAATAATAGGAGACCTCGCTCTCGGTGATGATGCGGCGGCATTCCTTGAGAACGGCAGGGGTGAGGAAGACCTCTTTGCGGATCATGG is a window of Gossypium hirsutum isolate 1008001.06 chromosome D08, Gossypium_hirsutum_v2.1, whole genome shotgun sequence DNA encoding:
- the LOC107919903 gene encoding protein mago nashi homolog; protein product: MAAEEESGEFYLRYYVGHKGKFGHEFLEFEFRPDGKLRYANNSNYKNDTMIRKEVFLTPAVLKECRRIITESEIMKEDDNNWPEPDRVGRQELEIVMGNEHISFTTSKIGSLVDVQSSKDPEGLRIFYYLVQDLKCFVFSLISLHFKIKPI